The genomic region GTCTTGAAACTGCTTCTGATCTTGAAAGGCAAGTTTTCCGAACCCAGCTACAGATGGCTGATGAGCTGGATATGAAGGTGGCGGTGCACACTCCCCGGCGAAATAAAAGGGAAATTACCATTAAAACCCTCTCCATTATTGAAGGGAACATTGATCCTGCCCTGGTGGTGGTGGACCATGTGGATCCATCTATAATCGATCTGGTGGCTGATTTTAAGGGAATGCTTGGAATCACAGTGCAACCACAGAAGATGACCCCAACCGAAGCGGTTGAACTTTTAGAAGGAACATTTGATGATTATGGTCCGGAAAGGTTTATGCTGGACAGTGATATGAGTTCTTCACCTTCCGACCCCCTATCTGTTCCAAAAACTGTTCATGAGCTTAAGCTGGCTGGTTGGGATGATAAGAAAATAGAGATGTTATCCCATCAGAATGCAGCCAAGTTTTATGGGTTATAAAGATTAAAAAGTGTATTATGAAAAGTTTAAGGGAAAAAAGGAGAATCTGTATGTTTAAAAAACGGATTTATTTCCCCTTTTAAAGAATCGATCTTTAAAAAACATTTTTGATAGCTATTTTTGCAATAAGTTATGGATTTGGAATAAGTTATGGATTTGGAATAAGTAGGGGATTTTGTAAATAAATAACTGGATAAAAAAAATAAGAAATTATAAGTAGTTTATATACTACTTGTTCTCGGGTAATATGCCCACAAATTTCTTGATCCGTTCCATGATTCCCTCATTATCCGGCTGAACAGGTTTGTATTCTTTTCCAACCAGGTCAGCTGCCAGTTGCATTATCTCATTACTGATGGGGGAAGCTGGGTTTAACTCCATTACTGAACTTCCCAGGGCTATGGAACGATCCATCTCCCGGTCATAGGATATCACTGAAATCATGGGTACTTCCAGTATAGATTCAATTTCATTAACTGAAAGCAGGAAATTATCTTCGTACCACATGTTCAAAACGAAACCAAGTATTTCAATGTTAAGTTCATTTAAAAGAATTCTGATCTTCAAAGCATCAGCCACTGCAGGCATGGTAGAATTGGTCACCAAAATAGCCTCAGTATCCTCCGGCAAAGCTTCGAATATGTTGGAATTAATCCCTGAGGGTAGGTCCATGAGGAATATATTTCCATAGGATGATATTTCTTCCATTATCCTTTTCCATGATACATAGTTGGGGTTGATGGTTTTAAGGGTTTCGAAGTGCATCCCGGTTGGTATTACCAGTGCTCCCTGATTCACCTGGTAGACACAGTCCTGAACTGCCTTGTCACGCATTAGCACGTCATGGAGAGTTACTTCCGGATTTAGAAGTCCGGTTATTACATCCATGTTGGACATCATCAGGTCCAGATCTAGCATGACCACTTCTTCACCGAAAAGACTCAGGGCTACCCCTAAGTTAAAAGTGAGGGATGTTCTTCCCACTCCTCCTTTTCCAGATGCTAGAGCAATAAATCTCGACATATTACTCCCTGAAAGTAAAAATTAAAATTCTTATCTCCTTCCCAGCAGTCCTTCCACCAGTTTGGATATGACACCTTTTTTATCTGGTTCAATTGGCTGATACTCTTCACCGATGAGATCAGCCCCCAGTTGCATGATTGCATTGCTGGTGGGGGATTTAGGATTTTTAACAACTAATGGTTCTCCGAAGGCTGCTGCCCGGCTGACTTCATTGTCTTCAGGGATTACAGCGATTACAGGTACTTCCAAGATAGTTTCGATCTCACTGATGGTCAGGAATGTTTTATCGTGCTGCTCCCGGTTGATAACAACTCCCAGGATGTCCACACCCAACCGGTTGGCGACGATTTTGGTTTTAAGGGCGTCGCTGATGGATGGTACTTCAGGAGTGGTGACTAAGATCATTTCCTGAGCTGCGGCTATTGCAGCCAGTGCATCCTTTTCCAGTCCAGCAGGGGCATCGATTAACAGAATATCGGCACTTTCAATGAGTATTTCCAGAGCACTTTCCAGGCGATCCATTTTGATCTTACGAAGACCTTCCAGTGATATTCCAGCAGGGACTACCTTAACACCGCCAGGTCCCTCGTAAATAGCATCTTCTATATCTGCATCTCCAGAGAGAACATCATGCAGAGTCACTGATTTCCCTTCCATACCCAGGATCAGTTCCAGGTTAGCCATGGCCACGTCTGCATCCAGAACTATGACCTCTTCTCCGTAAGTAGCCAGGGCCACACCTAAATTTGCAGTGATAGTTGTTTTTCCAACTCCGCCCTTCCCTGATGCAACTGTTATCACTCTCGTCATCCAATTCCTCCTAAGAAATTTATTCCACCTTAACTTTTTTCCATCTTAAATCATTTAGCTGTACTACGTAATATTAAATCTTTAACTAAATTCCACATTAATCTCGAATTTTTCCACAACTTCTGGATACTGTCTGAAGCTCTTTTTTATGGCGATTTCGGCTATGTTAATGATCTGCCTTCTGAGATTAACGGCAGTTCTACTCTGCCCCATGATTCTGTTTAAGAACCCCTGACTTTCATATTCAGTGATGATGTTAATGGTTCCAGTTAGTTCCTTATAATTATCAAGGAAAACCATGACTTCGGTTCCTTTGATTTTGGGAATTCCCAGTACTGATTTTTTAATAAGATTCATCAGGACTAATTCCACCCTTTCCACGTCATCATCATCGATGATACCGCCCTTATAGGATTGTAACAGGTTTTCCACGTCGTCATCCTGAACATCTTTAATACCATACTTTTTTAGAAGTTCCGAACGATCAACAGGCTTCTCTTCAATTTCATCAGCTTTTGGAATTTCAGATGACTCTGCTTCCAGCTCAATTTTATTCAAAGATGGTTCTACCTTTTTATCAACCACAGGCGGCTCAGCAACTTTCTCAGCTGATGGTAAATCATCACCACCCATCTCAACAGAAGCAGGAGAAGATTCTGCCCCCACACCCTTTTCAGGTTCTTTCAGAGGCTTATTTAAGGATTTTTCCAGCTTATCAGCTACAGATGATTCATCTGCTTTCTCAACTGGTGCCCTTTCAATAGATTCATCCACATCAACAGAAGCCTGAGAAGATCCTAGATTTTCATCCTTTTTTGGTTCTTTAATAGGTTCATTTGAAGATGAATCCTCCTTTAAAGATAGATCTACTTTTTCATCAGCAACTGGTGGTTCAGTTACTTTTTCAACCGACACCGAATCTTCAGATGAATTATCAACAGATTCAACTTTACTTGATTCAGTAACTTCCGGTTTTAATTCCTCTTCAGGAGGAGTTTCAGTTGCTGTCTTTTTCAGTTCACCGATTACATCGTAAACATTAGAATCCTCATCGATGGTGTATGGTTTGTTGAGATCCAGTAGATAGTCCACTTGAGAGGGTCCTACATCAAAGACTTCAATCAGTGTATTTTTATTTCCTAGGGCAGAATTTATTTTTTCCAGTGCTTCTATCTTAGAAAATCTATCATAGGAAGCAGCTACCTGTTTTCCATCTTTATAAAGAATATATCCTTCTTCTGAACGTGAAGTAACCCTAATAAACCCGTTTTTATGATCCTTGGCTAGATCTTTCATTAATTTCGAGAAATCCAGCTCGTCAGCATATGAAACCATAGACGGTTTGGTTATGGGCATTTCCATGTATACATCTCCCCATATCCTTACTAATATCCCATAATTCCTTAACAAATTCTTATAATAAATTATACTCTAATCTCAAATAAATATAATATTGGTATTGCATCTTTCTTGTTTATATTTACTTTCGGATCAGTTTTATTTCTGCAGGAGTAACTATTATAATATTCCTACCATTTTTACATAATAAGATAGCTTCTCCCCCATCATTATCGCGGAATGCCTTTAATTTTTCTCCGGCTAGTTTGAAATCATCCGGAGAATTCTTTTCCAGGATACTGATGTCCATAATAATTGGATTTTTTTCCTCTAAAACCTGGGCCAGGGCATAATCAAATTCATCGAGGTTGTGGACCTTCATTAAAACTATCTCATAGAATGAGTGCTCAGGGACTATGATGGTTTCCTGATCCTCTTTCCCTTCCTCTTCTTCCAAGCCAAGATTTTTCTTCAAGTAATCCATGATGTCCTTCATTTTTCAACGTCCCCTATAGCTGTATATTCAATTATGGCATCTAATAATATTGACGCTCCACCCTGATAAATGTCAGCAGCAGGAAGGCCATATTTTTCCTGACACTCTGAGAAAAGGGCTTTGGATTTATCCCCAGTGAAATTCCTTAAATTTAGAGATATCCCCACTACTTTGGTGGGTTCCACGGCTTCTATGGCCCGGATCTCTTCTGTAATTCCCACTGGTTGGCGGTAGGGATGGTTAAACCTGTGACAGACAATGGTGGCATCGGGTTGTGCTCCTACAAGTATGGCTGCGGATAATCCCCTGGGGTGTGGGTTTCCCCTTTCAGTAAGACTGGACTGTCCTTCTACAAATATAATGTCCGGGCTTTTTTCTTCCTCAACATATTTTATGCTCCCCATTACTGCAGAGGCAACATCCATTACTGACAAGCTACCTGCACGGAAATTCAGGTCAGCTGGTTGTTCCAAGCCCATTTCATCCGTGGATATAATTCCTGGATTTAATCCCATCTCTTTTGCTGTTTTTCCCAGGATACGTGTGGTGGTTCGTTTCCCACATTCCTGAGATGTGCCTCCCACAAAAACCACCGGTGTTTCCGGTTTATAATCAAGTTTTGGGAGGACTTCAGTACAACATTCAGGGGCAGTACCAAATACTGATCTTATAACATCAAGGCGTGGACTTATTTCTTTTAACTGAACACCTTTAGACTTTGCAAAGGCCAGTAAAGATTGATTACTATGTAATGGGAGTGATCTGAAAGAACAGACCACATTCATTCCTAAATCAATAGCTTGAACCGCGTACTTAAGGGCAGATCCTTCCGCACCAATAGGCAGCATTATGGCCACACTACGGGCATCAGTATTACCCACCACTTCAGCTAAACTGGACGAAATAATATTATTACAAAATGTTTGACCCTGTTTCTCTTTATTATCATCTATGAAACCAACGGATTCTATTCCGCTGAAATTAGAGAATTTTTCCCCACCTCCACCGCATCCGATGATTATAAATGGGTTAAGTTCTTGCAAGTCCCCAACAGAAGTTACAAAATACAAAAGATCACTCCTCTTAAATTTGATGAAATAGGTGAAATATTACATTACTTATTTATTTAATAAATGTCAAACCAAGATATATACTTTAGGTAGCATGTAAATTCTATTGTGGAGGCAGATTATGATAGAAAGAATACTTAAAGATTTAGGACGGATAAATGGGGTAAGCGGATCTTTAGTGGTCGGGAAAGACGGTTTGATAATAGAAAGCGAAGTTCCAACAGACATTGATTCTGAATTAGTGGCTGCGATGGCTTCAGCTGTTTTTGGTACCGCAGAACGTTCCGCAGAGGAAATGAAACATGACCCGCTTCAACAGGTGATGATTGAGGGTAGTAAAGGTAAAACCCTGATGATCGATGCTGGTGAAGGTATACTGGTAGTGATTGCAGACGTAGATATTAACCTTGGTCTCATCAGGATCGAAATGCGTCGTAGCGCTGAACGAGTAATTGAATTCCTAACTTAAATGGCATTATGAGGAATTTGAAAAGTTAGATCATGTGTTATCATCTGCATAGTTATCATTGTTTATTTGCTCCAAAAAAACGCATATAACGAATGATTTTAGTAAAAATCAACTGAAAACCCATTAAATAATACGGGAGGTAGCACTCTTGAGAAAACCTTACGTTATACTCATTGGAAGTGCATCGGGGATTGGAAAATCAACCATCGCTTCTGAGTTAGCTAAAGAGCTGGGTATTAAGCATCTGATTGAAACCGACTTCATAAGGGAGATAGTAAGGGGGATCATTGGTCCTGATTATGCACCAGCTCTTCACAAATCTTCATTCGATGCTTATGTAACCCTAAGGGACAAGCAACGATTTGATGGCAATAGTGCCAGTTTAATAAGTGCTGGTTTTGAAGAGCACGCTTCTTTCGTCATACCTGCAATTGAAAAGGTTATAAAAAGGGCAGTTGATGACTATGATGATCTGGTAATTGAAGGAGTACATCTAGTTCCGGGATTTTTAGATATAGATAAGTTTAAAGAAGATGCTAACATCCACTTTTTTGTACTAACTGCCGACGAGGATGTACATAAAGAAAGATTCGTTAAAAGGGCCATGAAGATAAAGCGTGGCGGAAAACACCTGGAGTATTTCAAAGAAAACCGTATAATTAACAATTATCTGGTTAAACAAGCCCTAGAACATCGCATCCCTGTTATCAACAATCTCGGCATTAACGAAACCAAGAAACGGATGCTCACTCTGATTAAAGAGATCTGTAAAGAGATGATATTCCGCCATTCAGTTGATCAGTTGGAATTGGAGACTGATATCATCCTCAACAAATATGAAGGCCGTATAATGGATGTTTCCTACTTCCTCCCTGGTTTTGGCGAACCCCTGAAGAGAAAAGTTAATGTGTATGACCCGTCTGAGGCAAAACGTTTCATTAAACTTCTCCAGGAGAACCCTAAACGTAAAAAAGATCTGGAAGGACTCTATGAACTTTCTGGAAACGTTCACCGTCACAAAGTCTGCGCACCAGATGAAGAAAGTCTTGAGGCCATGATCAAAGAACTGGACGAAAAAGGACTGCTCTACCAATTTGACCAAGAAGAGAAAAAATAAAAATAATTTTCCACTAAATAATTTTTTTTACTAAACTAATAAAATTAATATTTTTACAAATAGTGAATCCAGCTAAAAATACCAACTAAAAATATTACGATATAACAAGATTATAAAAAAATAGATTAAAATATATTAATAATATTAATATTATATAATTAAATTTATCATTCACCAAACTTATCATTCACCTATATTGGTAACTATATTCAACCAGGTAGGGCATTACACTTGTATATTACACATATCTTAGATTACATTGATTATCACATTGATTCTATTTTTTAAGTTTAATAAGGATTGAAAGAGGAATTATAAAGGATATTAGGAATTATAAAAGATATTAATCAAAAAATATACCCCTTAAGATAATTAAAAGTACTGATTAAAACTATTAAACTACAGATTAAAATAATTAATATTAGGAGTCGTAAAATTGAGCAAAATGTTTGCTGACTGTCCCATATGCAATACAAGTCAAAGTATGGAAGTCACTACCAAAACCGAAATAATCCCTTACTTTGGGGAAATCATGGAATCAACCCTTTTATGCAGTGAATGCGGCTACAAACATGCCGATACCATCTGTATTGACCAGAAAGAACCGGTTAAGTACACCTTACTTGTTAGGAATGATAATTTAAACGCAAGGGTTGTTAAATCACAGTCAACCACCATTACCATACCTGAAATAGGGCTTAAGGTGGAACCCGGACCACAATCCCAGGGATACGTTTCCAATGTAGAAGGAGTATTGAACCGTTTTGAAAAAGCAGTCAAAACTGCCTTATCATGGGCCGAAGAGGACCATGTGAAACAAAACGCAGTCCAAATACTGGAAGATATTGAAAGAGTGAAAAATGGTCAAAAAGAAGTTACCCTAGTATTAGAAGACCCCTTTGGTCACAGTATCGTCATGGATGATGCTGCAGTTAAGAGTGAATTGACTGTGGAAGAGATTAAAAATCTAAAAACTGGTTTTACCACCTTTGAAAATGATGAACTGGAAATGAACGAAGATAAGTAATAGGGGCCGAATAAACCAAAAGATGATAACCTAAGATTAGCAGTTTAACTCAAAATAATCCTCAAAAATAAAAAAAAATAATTTTAAAATTTTAATTTAAGATTTACAACTAAAGAGTTTTAATAATCCATGAAAGCTGGATCTTCCTCTTCTTCATGCACATCTTTGAGTTTAAGCGTCTTTTTGACATCCATTGACAGCGCATCGCAGTCTGCTTTGATGGCGTGCAAGTGCATTAATATCCTCTTTTTCTCTTCATTGATCCTTTCAATGTTCTGATAAGGGTATATGGATTCTTTGAGCATTTCGTATTCAATGGTGGTGTAGGGATATTCATTGAGCTGCTCACAGACCTTCTCCAGTACTTCTCCCAGAAATTTGTTCATCTCCACTTTAACTCTTTCCCTGATCATCTTGTCCCGGTCAAGGTTCTGCTTCATCAAACGTACGACTTCTGCTTTGGCAAAAGGCAGACTTTCTCCTTCTTCGTCTTCTTCGTTGTCAGAGTCTTCCTCAGTAGTTTCATCGGACTCAACTGCTTCTTCTGAGTCAATAATTTCCTCTGTCTCTTCCGGAATAATTTCTTCATTAGAGGGAATAGTTTCTTCGTTAAATTCGTCTTCTCTTTCGTCGTACATGAAAAATCTCCTAATTCTTTAGATTTAAATTCTTTATATTCCATTAAATGCTATGTAAATGGCCTTATATAAAAGTATTGTTTAAATGACAGGTTACGTGTAAAATTTATGATGATCTCCCCTTACACCATAACAATAATTGAAGGTAAAATAAAAATTTCTACTAATATTATATAATCCCCAGACATTAATCCGTCAGGTAATATAATGCTTAATGTATTTTATCTAAGTCTAAACTTAAGTCCAATGATCTTGCAGAATGCGTGATGTATCCCGTGGAGATCACATCCACCCCTGTCTTTGCAAACTGGAGTATGTTATCTGAATTGATACCACCTGAAACTTCAATTATCACATTACCACGGAGGTTTCCATCTTCAAGAGCCTTTAAAACAGTTATAACACTATCCGAATCCATATTATCCAACATTATAATATCTGCTCCGGCATTAGCAGCTTGCAGGGCTTCTTCCAGGGTTTCTACCTCTATTTCAATTTTTTTGGTGAAACTGACATATTTTCTGGCGCGGGATATTGCCTCAGCCACTCCACCCACCAGGGCCAGGTGATTATCCTTTATAAGCACACTATCATCCAGCCGGTAGCGATGGGTATCGCCTCCACCAGATCTTATGGCATTTTTCTCAAAAAACTGGAGTCCGGGGGTTGTTTTACGAGTTCCAGCCACTATAACATCAGGATTAACACTGCGAACCATTTTAATAACATTAGCAGTGAGTGTGGCAATGCCACTCATGCGCATCAGGAGGTTAAGCACGGTTCTTTCCACGCTGAGAATGCTACGAGGATCACCGGATATCTTCATGACGATCTGGTCCGGCTCTATTTTTTCACCATCCCCCACCAATATTTCTGTTTCCACTGCAAACTCGGTGAAAATAGCTACTGCCAGTTCAACTCCAGCAATTATCCCCTCTTCTCTGCCTATGATCTGACCCCTAACCTGTAATCCCGGGGGTATCAATGCACGGGTGGTTATATCCTCAAAACCAATATCTTCATAAACCATCTTAGCTAGGTCCTGCCTCATGATCGCACCCCTATAATTTTGCTTAAAAAACTATTACTCATTAGAAACTATTACTACAAAAATTACTAAAAATATCTTTGTTCTGGTTTATATTGAATGAGGAATATAAATTTTCACCAGGAAACTAATCTAAAGTTAAAAAAAATCATCTTCACTTTAATTGTCCTGCAACTAACTTCATATCTTACAACTAAAAGGACAACATGAAAAAGGACAACTGGGAAATGATAGAATAATAATACAAGAATAGACTTACACCAGTCATTAAGTAAATGGACTATTAAATGTAAGAAAAATCATCAAGCATAAAAATCATCAATTAAAATAATATTTTGAGCTAAGTAACGATTTAAGCTTAGTTCATTAATAAATTAATCATATTAGGTGAATCAATTATGGAATTAATATTTTTAGGAACCTCATCCGCACTCCCCACCACTAAACGAAATCATTCCTCCATTGCCTTAAAGGCCTTTGGAGAGGTAATGCTCTTTGATTGCGGTGAAGGAACTCAGCGTCAAATGGCTCGGATTAAACTGAGCCCCATGAAGGTGGATCATATCTTCATCACCCACCTCCATGGTGACCACTTCCTGGGACTACCCGGCATGATCCAGTCCATGGCCTTCAGAGGCAGGGAGGAAGCTTTACACATCTACGGGCCGGAAGGAATGATAAAAACCGTTGAAAATATTAAAAATCTGGGTTACTATGCTCTGTCATTCCCCATACATGCTTATGAAGTAACCGAAGGTACTGTTCTCCAGACAGAGAAATATATCATTGAATGCTGTCCCACCCATCATTCTGTCCTTAACTTGGCTTACTCAGTTGAAGAAAAAAGATCCCCCAAATTCCTCCGGGAAAAAGCCATCAGACTGGGATTGAAACCAGGACCAGATTTCGGGAAACTGCAAAAAGGCATCCCTGTGGAGGTAGATGGAACCCTGATAGAACCAGAACAGGTTCTTGGGGCAGAAAGGAAGGGAAGAAAAATAGTTTACTCGGGGGATACTAAACCCTGCCCAGAAATGGTTCAATTTGCCTCCCATGCCGATGTTCTGATACATGAATCAACCTATGAATCAGCACAGGAATCAAAAGCTCTTGAAAATGGACATTCCACCACCACCCATGCAGCAATGGTTGCTAAAGAAGCAGAAGTGTCTGAATTAATTCTCACTCACCTAAGCACCCGTTACCGGGATAGTGATGCTTTAAGAACAGAAGCAAGCCATGTATTCAGTAAAGTAATGGTGGCTGAGGATTTTATGAGTATAGAGGTGGAACGTCATGAAATTTTATAAAAAGGGAGATCACCATAATTTAAAGTGCCATAATTTAAAAGACAACCACCTAAGTATAGAGATGGATCATCATGCCCAACACTGACCCCCTGTACCTTGATCTGATAAAAATTGCCATAATTTTTATAGCCGCATTTATCATTATCAAATGGACTATTTACATTGTTAAGAGAACTGGAACGCGATTTAGTTTAGAACCTACTCTGATTCAGGTCTTAAATGAGATCATCAAGTACTCCATAATTGCCCTGACCTTAACCCTTGCTTTAAATGAAATTGGAGTGAATATAAACTCCCTAATCATCAGCTTTGGTATTGTGGGTATAGCAGTTGGTTTCGCCGCCAGGGACACCCTTTCCAACTTCATCGCCGGCATATTCATACTGGCAGATAAAAGTTTTAAAGTGGGAGACATCATCGAAATATCAGGTCAAAGCGGTAAAGTGGTTAAACTCGGTTTCAGAGTTACCACCATCAAAACTGTGGATAATAAACTTATAACCATCCCCAATTCAACCTTTTCCAAGGGTGCTTATATTAATTCCACTGCTCAGGAAACCCGTAGAGTTGGATTGGATGTTAACATCCCCTATGAACTGGAACTGGAACAGACAGTTAACTCTCTGGTGGAAGTTGCATCTAATTGCAAATGGGCACTTCCTGAGCCAAAACCAAATGTGCTTATAAAAGAAATGACAGATACCGGTATTAAAGCTACTTTGAATGTCTGGATCAATGATCCATGGGAAGTAGCAACCTACCGAAGCCAGCTAGCCCTGAAAGTTAAGAGACTTCTGGTTGCTGAAGAGGTATCGTGAAGAAGATATCTTAGGAAGATCTAAGATTTAATGAAGATCTAAGATTTAATGAAGATCTAAAGATGTCTTGTGAAAAATATCTAAGATATTTTAGTTAAATGTCCAAATATAAGATTTTTTCCATTCTGATAATATTGGCGTGTGTCACGCTGGCAGCAAGCATAGCCATAGCTGGTTACGAACAGATGCAGAACGTTACCAAAGCCCAGAAAAGTGTTAAAGACTATCAGGAAAAAATGAGCAACCCGGTGAATGCACTGGATCCAACTGATCTCACCGCTTCACGTATCAATGCTCAGTTAACCATTCCCAAACTTAACGTGAATGCAACCATTCGATCTGACACTGTAAACGCTTATAACGCTGTTTATCATTATCCTGAAAGTGTAATGCCAGGTAAACCCGGAGAATGTGGCATTTTAGGCCATAGAACTACATATTCAGGATTATTTACTAACATAGCATCCCTGGAACCCGGAGACCAGGCCATTATCAAGGATTTCACCCAGCGAAAGAAATATGTCTATGAAGTCACTTC from Methanobacterium sp. harbors:
- the rnz gene encoding ribonuclease Z → MELIFLGTSSALPTTKRNHSSIALKAFGEVMLFDCGEGTQRQMARIKLSPMKVDHIFITHLHGDHFLGLPGMIQSMAFRGREEALHIYGPEGMIKTVENIKNLGYYALSFPIHAYEVTEGTVLQTEKYIIECCPTHHSVLNLAYSVEEKRSPKFLREKAIRLGLKPGPDFGKLQKGIPVEVDGTLIEPEQVLGAERKGRKIVYSGDTKPCPEMVQFASHADVLIHESTYESAQESKALENGHSTTTHAAMVAKEAEVSELILTHLSTRYRDSDALRTEASHVFSKVMVAEDFMSIEVERHEIL
- the minD gene encoding cell division ATPase MinD, translated to MTRVITVASGKGGVGKTTITANLGVALATYGEEVIVLDADVAMANLELILGMEGKSVTLHDVLSGDADIEDAIYEGPGGVKVVPAGISLEGLRKIKMDRLESALEILIESADILLIDAPAGLEKDALAAIAAAQEMILVTTPEVPSISDALKTKIVANRLGVDILGVVINREQHDKTFLTISEIETILEVPVIAVIPEDNEVSRAAAFGEPLVVKNPKSPTSNAIMQLGADLIGEEYQPIEPDKKGVISKLVEGLLGRR
- a CDS encoding roadblock/LC7 domain-containing protein, translated to MIERILKDLGRINGVSGSLVVGKDGLIIESEVPTDIDSELVAAMASAVFGTAERSAEEMKHDPLQQVMIEGSKGKTLMIDAGEGILVVIADVDINLGLIRIEMRRSAERVIEFLT
- the sepF gene encoding cell division protein SepF, which encodes MKDIMDYLKKNLGLEEEEGKEDQETIIVPEHSFYEIVLMKVHNLDEFDYALAQVLEEKNPIIMDISILEKNSPDDFKLAGEKLKAFRDNDGGEAILLCKNGRNIIIVTPAEIKLIRK
- the minD gene encoding cell division ATPase MinD, with the protein product MSRFIALASGKGGVGRTSLTFNLGVALSLFGEEVVMLDLDLMMSNMDVITGLLNPEVTLHDVLMRDKAVQDCVYQVNQGALVIPTGMHFETLKTINPNYVSWKRIMEEISSYGNIFLMDLPSGINSNIFEALPEDTEAILVTNSTMPAVADALKIRILLNELNIEILGFVLNMWYEDNFLLSVNEIESILEVPMISVISYDREMDRSIALGSSVMELNPASPISNEIMQLAADLVGKEYKPVQPDNEGIMERIKKFVGILPENK
- a CDS encoding ZPR1 zinc finger domain-containing protein, translating into MSKMFADCPICNTSQSMEVTTKTEIIPYFGEIMESTLLCSECGYKHADTICIDQKEPVKYTLLVRNDNLNARVVKSQSTTITIPEIGLKVEPGPQSQGYVSNVEGVLNRFEKAVKTALSWAEEDHVKQNAVQILEDIERVKNGQKEVTLVLEDPFGHSIVMDDAAVKSELTVEEIKNLKTGFTTFENDELEMNEDK
- a CDS encoding DUF2226 domain-containing protein, coding for MEMPITKPSMVSYADELDFSKLMKDLAKDHKNGFIRVTSRSEEGYILYKDGKQVAASYDRFSKIEALEKINSALGNKNTLIEVFDVGPSQVDYLLDLNKPYTIDEDSNVYDVIGELKKTATETPPEEELKPEVTESSKVESVDNSSEDSVSVEKVTEPPVADEKVDLSLKEDSSSNEPIKEPKKDENLGSSQASVDVDESIERAPVEKADESSVADKLEKSLNKPLKEPEKGVGAESSPASVEMGGDDLPSAEKVAEPPVVDKKVEPSLNKIELEAESSEIPKADEIEEKPVDRSELLKKYGIKDVQDDDVENLLQSYKGGIIDDDDVERVELVLMNLIKKSVLGIPKIKGTEVMVFLDNYKELTGTINIITEYESQGFLNRIMGQSRTAVNLRRQIINIAEIAIKKSFRQYPEVVEKFEINVEFS
- a CDS encoding DUF1611 domain-containing protein — its product is MYFVTSVGDLQELNPFIIIGCGGGGEKFSNFSGIESVGFIDDNKEKQGQTFCNNIISSSLAEVVGNTDARSVAIMLPIGAEGSALKYAVQAIDLGMNVVCSFRSLPLHSNQSLLAFAKSKGVQLKEISPRLDVIRSVFGTAPECCTEVLPKLDYKPETPVVFVGGTSQECGKRTTTRILGKTAKEMGLNPGIISTDEMGLEQPADLNFRAGSLSVMDVASAVMGSIKYVEEEKSPDIIFVEGQSSLTERGNPHPRGLSAAILVGAQPDATIVCHRFNHPYRQPVGITEEIRAIEAVEPTKVVGISLNLRNFTGDKSKALFSECQEKYGLPAADIYQGGASILLDAIIEYTAIGDVEK
- a CDS encoding mechanosensitive ion channel family protein — encoded protein: MPNTDPLYLDLIKIAIIFIAAFIIIKWTIYIVKRTGTRFSLEPTLIQVLNEIIKYSIIALTLTLALNEIGVNINSLIISFGIVGIAVGFAARDTLSNFIAGIFILADKSFKVGDIIEISGQSGKVVKLGFRVTTIKTVDNKLITIPNSTFSKGAYINSTAQETRRVGLDVNIPYELELEQTVNSLVEVASNCKWALPEPKPNVLIKEMTDTGIKATLNVWINDPWEVATYRSQLALKVKRLLVAEEVS
- a CDS encoding TatD family hydrolase, translated to MIDAHIHADCRPYEDFERMAVAGIESALTLAHDPMRMTTPAVVLDHFYRILENDFKRAKSNGIILKAALGLHPRSICQDYKLVLRKLPWFLDHDEVIALGEVGLETASDLERQVFRTQLQMADELDMKVAVHTPRRNKREITIKTLSIIEGNIDPALVVVDHVDPSIIDLVADFKGMLGITVQPQKMTPTEAVELLEGTFDDYGPERFMLDSDMSSSPSDPLSVPKTVHELKLAGWDDKKIEMLSHQNAAKFYGL
- the nadC gene encoding carboxylating nicotinate-nucleotide diphosphorylase, whose protein sequence is MRQDLAKMVYEDIGFEDITTRALIPPGLQVRGQIIGREEGIIAGVELAVAIFTEFAVETEILVGDGEKIEPDQIVMKISGDPRSILSVERTVLNLLMRMSGIATLTANVIKMVRSVNPDVIVAGTRKTTPGLQFFEKNAIRSGGGDTHRYRLDDSVLIKDNHLALVGGVAEAISRARKYVSFTKKIEIEVETLEEALQAANAGADIIMLDNMDSDSVITVLKALEDGNLRGNVIIEVSGGINSDNILQFAKTGVDVISTGYITHSARSLDLSLDLDKIH
- a CDS encoding 3H domain-containing protein — its product is MRKPYVILIGSASGIGKSTIASELAKELGIKHLIETDFIREIVRGIIGPDYAPALHKSSFDAYVTLRDKQRFDGNSASLISAGFEEHASFVIPAIEKVIKRAVDDYDDLVIEGVHLVPGFLDIDKFKEDANIHFFVLTADEDVHKERFVKRAMKIKRGGKHLEYFKENRIINNYLVKQALEHRIPVINNLGINETKKRMLTLIKEICKEMIFRHSVDQLELETDIILNKYEGRIMDVSYFLPGFGEPLKRKVNVYDPSEAKRFIKLLQENPKRKKDLEGLYELSGNVHRHKVCAPDEESLEAMIKELDEKGLLYQFDQEEKK